The DNA region GgttcgtttgattttttcgcgtTCGCCGTCGGaatattttggtgtttttcGGGATCGTATGGATTCCAGAGACAAGCAGACACTGAATTGGTGAGCTCGTTCCTTTAAGGAATATTCTACTCGAAAGATTCTTGAAATATGTTTAAGTCTATCTTATCTACGTTTCGTTCAgcctattaaatttaattttctaccCGGGTAGATGTTGTAGTTGAAATGTCGCGATCGTATTTCTAGTTTGTCGAGGTTCACATTCAGCCGGGTTTCtttgttttttgtaattgtttaatgAGAAGATTCGTTTTAAATTTCGCGCTAGATATACACTACCTTACAACTCGACCAGTCGTTTCCCGTGATAAGACTTCCGCttagtaatttaatttttttccttttcataACATCGTATCTTCTCAGTCATTTATTGGTTgcttattttataataattcaaaaattcaaatcgtTTCTACTCCATGGTCGGTTTACTCTATGTAAATGTTATGCTGAGTATAATATTTCAACATTTAATTACATACTAttttgattcttctttccacagccggctgtctaagattgaatcataaATGCTAAATTCAACAGCAAATAAACGGGAATTGTCTCATCAGCAGCAttcgattgtttgccttgagaataatacatcaccctataaacaaaacttattgattttgggtcacatcatcatcttctatgatgaatcctgaccattacccttacccactaacaaaatcccaagtagaagtagtttttccggcacacgtgggggtgtggatatcgtatagaacccacccttggtagcaacctgtgctaactaacattcccgccccaatcccccgagatctacaaactgacatggcgggcgccgttggtggccaatgactgttacttATTCgcactagagaccctaaatagggagactggtctaagctggctaaatcgatctggcaacgtatgttttgagcttggcaacactgacaagttttgctgggcgtaatggcaaatgctcgtttggatacgtcaaactcgtgtctgtttgggtacgtcaaattcacttcgaccagtctccctattaaggatctctaATTCGCACctgctctagttttgatgatcttgttgttttatcttttcagcgcattcatgcatgctgttgataagagaaACATCATAGATCGTTGAATCCTTTGAATGGTAGtgctgataggatattacggtcctgttcagcaacggagaaggacaaccatgggtggtctctcatgctcatgctcatgctttgaCAAACCTTGGTTTCCCACCCTAATTCTTTGAGCGTGTGATGTGTGTGGGACgccatttttttcattgctGTTGTTGCGCTCGGGCGGTAAGGAAGTGTTGTAAAAGTGTTCGGTGCTTTTTTTCTTAACAAATTGAATTTGATGAATCCCCtgcactgcccataattgaaaattcggctattatgccaaatcaagtattccgagaaaaacgcgttttagtgtttgtcacaaaatctccgtcaaggcaattttccataagagtggcatattagccgtttggttttcgcatcggcagccaagtctaaacactatttcagtaaaattcaagtttcagaagatgcgttggaacatcctctaccacctggtgctaatatctcgtttttgtcaaaagtggatattagccgttttttcaatggtgggcagtgcaATGGTAAGTAAATTTGTGTGCcagcaaggaaaaaaaaatacacagcaGCAGGCGTCGGAAACGACCTATTCGGAAGAAACTGCAGGCAAAACACTGCGAATCGCTGCCATTCTCATCACAGAACCAATCGCAATCCAATTTTTATTTCGTGTAAAATGCTGCGATAAAAAGTAGGGCAATTgctctatttttttcaagtttttcaagtttgatACCAAAATTTCTTATTCTAAGATCTGGTGGAATTGTATTTGATGtatttctttcattttcagGTTATGTTACGCTCGGTGTTCTGGGCAAAGATGCGCCCCGAAGTAGGAGTGGTTAAGGGACACCTCAGGAGGGTCCTGGACGACAATCCCAACCTAGCCACGGACAGCGCCGGCTGGAAGATCCCGGGAATCTACAAACCTGCAAGTGATTGTAACGGGACCAGCACCAGCAAGAAACAGAACCCGACGGGTGTTCGGAAGCGGCACGCGGAGGAGGAGCAGCTTCTGGTGGCCAAACGAACCAGTGCCGGCGTTGTCCATGAAGAGGGCAAACACGAGCGGAGCAACCTGCGCTGCGACTGGGCCAAGATTGCCATCCTATTCTTACTGTACCAGCTGCAGGGCATTCCAATCGGGCTGGCGGCGGCCATCCCGATGATTTTGCAGAATCGCGGCGCCAGCTACAAACAACAGGTGCGAGTTGATGGTTGGGCCGGTGATGCGTCTTATCTCGATGGGGTTGATATGAGATGAGTTCATCACGGGCATTACGCGTCGCGATAACAATTGTTAAACATTTCAGGACGACTTCAGCAGTGGACTGCTGTGGGCGCCGATCGTCGACTCGCTGTACATGTCGCGCTTTAGCCGGCGCAGTACCTGATCGGGTTGTTTATGCTGTTCCTCAGCTTGCACGTGAATCGCTGGCTGGGAAACTCCGAGGAAGATGAAGTGGTGTCCTACATCGCGGCTAACATTCCCTTCCTGACGGGGATCTTTTTCACGCTGAACTCGCCGCCACGTAGGACGGGTGGGCGCTGACGATGCTGAAGCGTTGCAATTTAGGTCAAAGTCATCCCCTGACGCTGCTCGCCGCGGCCGTCGTCTGGTTCACTCCGGCCATGATCTACGACCACCACCCGGCCGTCGACGGAACGTACATGGAACTGCTCAACACGCTAAGCAATCTGGGCGGAAACTGGCCCATCACCGTGGTGCTGTGGAATGTCGACGTGCTGACGTAGCCGCTACTGCTTATGAGGAGGGGAAGAAGGAGGAACCGCCTACGGCCGGCAACCAGTGGCGACAGAGCAGTGGCCGGAGCCGGAGTACGCGTATGCGACTCGGTTTGGACTGCTGCTGCAGTCCAGTCGGTTGTGTTTGAGCAAGTTTCTGAGCTTGACGGATCGAACCGGGCTGACGGTGTCGATGGTCCGTCGGCAGATGGGTGGACCGACCAGATTAAGGCTACGCCGTCGCTGATCAACCGATCCATCGCGAGTGAAGCCGTTGATGAACTTCCGGAGGATTTTCTAACGAAGCCGATTCAGCAGAAAATCATTACGACTCGGCAGCAGAGGCTGGCTCAACCGGCTAAGCAACCGTTCACGATGAACAAGCTCTATCCGCAGCCCAAGCTGCTCTCGATCAAGCGATCCCTCCGGTGCCGCCAGTGCGACCACAACGTGACCAACCAGGACCAATTGAGAGGCTATTTTGCTGCTGAAGCTAATCAATCCAACTATCAACGACATGATCATCACAATAATGGAACTGTCAACCGACGAGGAGGAACGTCTCATGATTGAAGAGCTCAAACTGTCCGCGGAGACGACCATCTCATCGTTGTCCTCTTCGCTGACGCTGTCGGTCGCGGGGTTGACCGAGCTGCTGGAGGACCCGCGGATGGTGCAGCAGAGCGTCATCGGAACGTTCAGGCTGCACTTTTTCAACAAGAACCGAATAGCAGGCAAAAAAAGCCAGaacgaaaaattgaaaaagaaactCTGATACGAGCAGCTTTAAATTTTGAGTTCATTCAGTTTTATTCGTAAATAAAGAAATGTATTCGCTTTTTATTAATGAGCTAATAAAAAAGGGGTGAGGAGGGGTATGTTTTCATGTGCAACAGGTCTTGTACACCTTGGCAAGAACGCTAGCGATGATgagacattttgagaaaaataaactgCAACTTTCATAATGATAGCCTAGATTTTATTAGCCAAAGCTACacccagcgccgtacctaggggttggcgcagttggcgaccgccaagggcgccagcccttggggggcgccgaaaacgatgattgtacaaatttgtcatgttattataaaatcctagaaaggtattcagaacaaaaggggcgccaaattttaaagtaggactacaaaataactcggtaatcttggtcggaatattacaagtattacttataacacttggggcgccaaaatcaactatttcaataattgtaccagaattaaatttaaaattcaattcaattcatttatcaaaggggcgctcaagtggcaaaaatttcagggttttatatcaattctttgaaatagctagagattttatattccaactacagtatataaaattcaatttaaatttcaccattttttccagcatcaggaaccatcaagcttttttatgttttgaagtatttttttatataatcagctatttaattgaaatttacacatttctattgaaaatctgaaataaaaagaataagatatttcaagtttaaagaaaatggaatttgagatatttttatcgttttaaatgcaaacttgtgcgttgggattggcctac from Culex quinquefasciatus strain JHB chromosome 3, VPISU_Cqui_1.0_pri_paternal, whole genome shotgun sequence includes:
- the LOC119769024 gene encoding uncharacterized protein LOC119769024, coding for MRPEVGVVKGHLRRVLDDNPNLATDSAGWKIPGIYKPASDCNGTSTSKKQNPTGVRKRHAEEEQLLVAKRTSAGVVHEEGKHERSNLRCDWAKIAILFLLYQLQGIPIGLAAAIPMILQNRGASYKQQVRVDGWAGDASYLDGDDFSSGLLWAPIVDSLYMSRFSRRST